Proteins encoded by one window of Ramlibacter tataouinensis:
- a CDS encoding feruloyl-CoA synthase, producing MTSTRATPRYRPLAFGVTRAQLRKAAGGVQYLRAEQDLLPCAERMTDRLLHWAEAAPDRTFIARRRRLADGSTGDWIRISYAQALDSARRVGQALLDRGLNAERPVAILCENGLEHATIALGCLYAGIPYSPVSSAYSTISQDYDKLRHVLQTLTPGLVYATDARYARAIEATVPADVEVVLGELFPAVPGQDTLPGRAVTPLAQLLGTEATPAVDAAQRATGPDTITKFLFTSGSTKLPKAVVNTHGMWCANQQQMRQSMPVLAEEPPVLVDWLPWNHTFGGNHNVGLTIYNGGTLYIDDGKPTPALIGETLRNLREIAPTVYFNVPTGFEAIAHAMKADAVLRRNLLSRVKMFFYAGAALAQPVWDLLHEVQEAEIGERIVMGTGLGMTESSPFAIFITSPDVKSGYLGLPTPGMELKLVPVEGKVEVRYRGPNVTPGYWRAPQETAENFDEEGFFRTGDAVQWIDPQDPHQGLKFDGRIAEDFKLATGTFVSVGPLRAKIIAAGAPYVQDAVITGLNRKEVGALLLATPAVRQLAGLPAAAPLKDVLESAPVQAHFQQVVDQLAAAATGSANRVARLHLMHEPPSIDKGEVTDKGSINQRAVLKHRDALIQAFHDDALPFTLKPRA from the coding sequence ATGACCTCAACACGCGCCACCCCCCGCTACCGCCCGCTCGCCTTCGGCGTGACGCGCGCACAGTTGCGCAAAGCCGCCGGCGGCGTGCAGTACCTGCGCGCCGAGCAGGACCTGCTGCCCTGCGCCGAGCGCATGACCGACCGGCTGCTGCACTGGGCCGAGGCCGCGCCCGACCGCACCTTCATCGCGCGCCGCCGGCGCCTGGCCGACGGCAGCACCGGCGACTGGATCCGCATCAGCTACGCCCAGGCGCTGGACAGCGCGCGCCGCGTCGGCCAGGCCCTGCTGGACCGCGGGCTGAACGCCGAGCGCCCGGTGGCCATCCTGTGCGAGAACGGCCTGGAGCACGCGACGATCGCGCTCGGCTGCCTGTACGCCGGCATTCCCTATTCGCCGGTCTCCTCGGCCTATTCCACCATCAGCCAGGACTACGACAAGCTGCGCCACGTGCTGCAGACGCTCACGCCCGGCCTGGTCTACGCCACCGACGCCCGCTACGCCCGGGCGATCGAGGCCACGGTGCCGGCCGACGTGGAAGTGGTGCTCGGCGAGCTGTTCCCGGCCGTGCCCGGCCAGGACACCCTGCCCGGCCGCGCCGTCACGCCGCTGGCCCAGCTGCTCGGCACCGAGGCCACCCCGGCGGTCGATGCGGCCCAGCGCGCCACCGGGCCCGACACCATCACCAAGTTCCTGTTCACCTCGGGCTCGACCAAGCTGCCCAAGGCGGTGGTCAACACCCACGGCATGTGGTGCGCCAACCAGCAGCAGATGCGCCAGTCGATGCCGGTGCTGGCCGAGGAGCCGCCGGTGCTGGTGGACTGGCTGCCCTGGAACCACACCTTCGGCGGCAACCACAACGTCGGGCTGACGATCTACAACGGCGGCACGCTGTACATCGACGACGGCAAGCCGACCCCGGCGCTGATCGGCGAGACGCTGCGCAACCTGCGCGAGATCGCGCCCACGGTCTACTTCAACGTGCCGACCGGCTTCGAGGCCATCGCCCATGCGATGAAGGCCGACGCCGTGCTGCGCCGCAACCTGCTGTCGCGCGTGAAGATGTTCTTCTACGCCGGCGCCGCCCTGGCGCAGCCGGTCTGGGACCTGCTGCACGAGGTGCAGGAAGCCGAGATCGGCGAGCGCATCGTGATGGGCACCGGGCTGGGCATGACCGAGTCCTCGCCGTTCGCCATCTTCATCACCAGCCCCGACGTGAAGTCCGGCTACCTGGGCCTGCCGACGCCGGGCATGGAACTGAAGCTGGTGCCGGTCGAAGGCAAGGTCGAGGTGCGCTACCGCGGCCCCAACGTCACGCCCGGCTACTGGCGCGCGCCGCAGGAGACCGCCGAGAACTTCGACGAGGAAGGGTTCTTCCGCACCGGCGACGCCGTCCAGTGGATCGACCCGCAGGACCCGCACCAGGGCCTGAAGTTCGACGGCCGCATCGCCGAGGACTTCAAGCTCGCCACCGGCACCTTCGTCAGCGTCGGCCCGCTGCGCGCGAAGATCATCGCCGCCGGCGCGCCCTACGTGCAGGACGCGGTCATCACCGGCCTGAACCGCAAGGAAGTCGGCGCGCTGCTGCTGGCCACGCCGGCGGTGCGCCAGCTGGCCGGCCTGCCGGCCGCCGCGCCGCTGAAGGACGTGCTGGAAAGCGCGCCGGTGCAGGCCCACTTCCAGCAGGTGGTCGACCAGCTGGCGGCCGCCGCCACCGGCAGCGCCAACCGCGTGGCGCGCCTGCACCTGATGCACGAGCCGCCCTCGATCGACAAGGGCGAGGTCACCGACAAGGGCTCGATCAACCAGCGCGCCGTGCTCAAGCACCGCGACGCCCTGATCCAGGCCTTCCACGACGACGCCCTGCCCTTCACCCTCAAGCCGCGCGCCTAA
- a CDS encoding SDR family NAD(P)-dependent oxidoreductase yields the protein MKIDGQAALVTGGASGLGEATARELARLGARVAVLDVNLEQAQKVASEIGGVAARCDITSTESLQAALATATAAHGPARILMNIAGIGSARRVVQKDGSPAPLDDFARVISVNLVGSYNASRLFAAECARLPPLDDGERGVMLFTASVAAFDGQVGQQAYSASKGGLVGMTLPMARDLAQHGIRVCTIAPGLFATPLMRQLPEPVQQSLAASIPFPPRLGKPEEFAELACHIVTNTHLNGEVIRLDGALRMAPR from the coding sequence ATGAAGATCGATGGACAAGCCGCCCTCGTCACCGGCGGCGCTTCCGGCCTCGGCGAGGCCACCGCGCGCGAGCTGGCGCGGCTGGGCGCCCGGGTGGCGGTGCTGGACGTGAACCTGGAGCAGGCGCAGAAAGTCGCCAGCGAGATCGGCGGCGTCGCCGCCCGCTGCGACATCACCAGCACCGAGAGCCTGCAGGCCGCGCTGGCCACGGCCACCGCCGCCCACGGCCCGGCGCGCATCCTGATGAACATCGCCGGCATCGGCAGCGCCCGGCGGGTGGTGCAGAAGGACGGCAGTCCCGCGCCGCTGGACGACTTCGCGCGCGTCATCAGCGTCAACCTGGTCGGCAGCTACAACGCCAGCCGCCTGTTCGCCGCCGAGTGCGCCAGGCTGCCGCCGCTGGACGACGGCGAGCGCGGCGTGATGCTGTTCACCGCCTCGGTCGCGGCCTTCGACGGCCAGGTCGGCCAGCAGGCCTACAGCGCCTCCAAGGGCGGTCTGGTCGGCATGACGCTGCCGATGGCGCGCGACTTGGCCCAGCACGGCATCCGGGTCTGCACCATCGCGCCGGGGCTGTTCGCCACGCCGCTGATGCGCCAGCTGCCCGAGCCGGTGCAGCAGTCGCTGGCCGCCTCCATCCCGTTCCCGCCACGCCTGGGCAAACCCGAAGAGTTCGCCGAGCTGGCATGCCATATCGTCACCAACACGCACCTCAACGGCGAGGTGATCCGCCTCGACGGCGCGCTGCGCATGGCGCCGCGCTGA
- a CDS encoding ABC transporter substrate-binding protein, with amino-acid sequence MKFARTLIAAAVSLAASTAALADINVGVVLSLTGPGSGLGIPMQKQLQLFPKEIAGEKVNLIVLDDASDPGKGVSNTRRLVTEDKVDVIMGSCLTPVAAAMAPVAAEAKTVQIAGSPVGTPPGQDQWLFRLPQSNNVMAHAMVEHMKKQGIKTIGFLGYTDAYGELWLKALEPEAAKNGMKIVAVERFARSDTSVTPQALKLTSANPDAIVVVASGSGAAMPQMGLVDRGYKGKLYQTHAAATPDLVRIGGTKVENTFVVSGPAVVGDQLPDSHPSKKAAVDFTTKYQKAFDAAPNQFAGHSYDFAIVMEKIVPMALKKAKPGTPEFRAALRDSLETMGRTVFAHGVMNWTKDDHWGYTNETGVMLKVVGGKFVVEK; translated from the coding sequence ATGAAATTCGCCCGCACCCTGATCGCCGCCGCCGTATCGCTGGCGGCATCGACCGCCGCGCTGGCCGACATCAACGTCGGCGTGGTGCTGTCGCTCACCGGTCCCGGCTCCGGCCTGGGCATCCCGATGCAGAAGCAGCTGCAGCTCTTCCCCAAGGAGATCGCCGGCGAGAAGGTCAATCTGATCGTCCTCGACGACGCCAGCGACCCGGGCAAGGGCGTGAGCAACACCCGCCGCCTCGTCACCGAAGACAAGGTCGACGTGATCATGGGCTCGTGCCTGACGCCGGTGGCTGCCGCCATGGCGCCGGTGGCCGCCGAGGCCAAGACGGTGCAGATCGCCGGCTCGCCGGTGGGCACGCCGCCCGGCCAGGACCAGTGGCTGTTCCGCCTGCCGCAGAGCAACAACGTCATGGCGCACGCGATGGTCGAGCACATGAAGAAGCAGGGCATCAAGACCATCGGCTTCCTCGGCTACACCGACGCCTACGGCGAGCTGTGGCTCAAGGCGCTGGAGCCGGAAGCGGCCAAGAACGGCATGAAGATCGTGGCCGTCGAGCGCTTCGCCCGCAGCGACACCAGCGTCACGCCGCAGGCCCTGAAGCTCACCTCCGCCAACCCGGACGCCATCGTCGTGGTGGCTTCCGGCTCCGGCGCGGCGATGCCGCAGATGGGCCTGGTGGACCGCGGCTACAAGGGCAAGCTGTACCAGACGCACGCGGCCGCCACGCCCGACCTGGTGCGCATCGGCGGCACCAAGGTCGAGAACACCTTCGTCGTGTCCGGCCCGGCCGTGGTGGGCGACCAGCTGCCTGACAGCCACCCGTCCAAGAAGGCGGCGGTCGATTTCACGACCAAGTACCAGAAGGCCTTCGACGCGGCGCCCAACCAGTTCGCCGGCCACTCCTACGACTTCGCCATCGTGATGGAGAAGATCGTGCCGATGGCGTTGAAGAAGGCCAAGCCCGGCACGCCGGAGTTCCGCGCCGCGCTGCGCGACTCGCTGGAAACCATGGGCCGCACCGTCTTCGCCCACGGCGTCATGAACTGGACCAAGGACGACCACTGGGGCTACACCAACGAAACGGGCGTGATGCTCAAGGTGGTGGGCGGCAAGTTCGTCGTCGAGAAGTGA
- a CDS encoding branched-chain amino acid ABC transporter permease: protein MDLSIAGILALDGLTNGAVYALLALATVLLFAVTRVIFIPQGEFVAFGALTLAIMQTGKVPGTVWFLLVLAGAAAIADIYEGVAHKHSFARLGKQLAHTLAVPVVVSLLAIWAAPKGFPLVVQALVALALVTPFGTLIYRLAYERLASASVLVLLIVSVGVHFALVGLGLFFFGAEGFRNPSFWDASFSAGAITLTGQALIILLASIALIVLLWLYFERTLSGKALRATAVNRLGARLMGISSNSAGRLAFTMAAFIGALSGLLIGPTTTIFFDSGFIIGLKGFVAAVFAGLSSYPLALVGALLVGLLESFSSFWASAFKEVIVFSSILPVLLWRSLRDPHGEEH, encoded by the coding sequence ATGGACCTCTCAATCGCCGGCATCCTCGCGCTCGATGGCCTGACCAACGGCGCCGTGTATGCCCTGCTCGCGCTGGCCACGGTGCTGCTGTTCGCCGTGACGCGCGTCATCTTCATCCCGCAGGGCGAGTTCGTCGCCTTCGGGGCCCTCACGCTGGCCATCATGCAGACCGGCAAGGTGCCGGGCACGGTCTGGTTCCTGCTGGTGCTGGCGGGCGCCGCCGCCATCGCCGACATCTACGAGGGCGTGGCGCACAAGCATTCGTTCGCGCGCTTGGGCAAGCAACTGGCCCATACGCTCGCCGTCCCCGTCGTCGTGTCCCTCCTCGCCATCTGGGCCGCCCCCAAGGGCTTCCCGCTGGTGGTCCAGGCGCTGGTCGCGCTGGCGCTGGTCACGCCCTTCGGCACCCTGATCTACCGGCTGGCCTACGAGCGCCTGGCCTCGGCCAGCGTGCTGGTGCTGCTGATCGTCTCGGTCGGCGTGCACTTCGCCCTCGTCGGCCTGGGCCTGTTCTTCTTCGGCGCCGAGGGCTTCCGCAACCCCAGCTTCTGGGATGCGAGCTTCTCCGCCGGCGCGATCACGCTGACCGGCCAGGCCCTGATCATCCTGCTGGCGTCGATCGCGCTGATCGTGCTGCTGTGGCTGTACTTCGAGCGCACGCTCTCGGGCAAGGCCCTGCGCGCCACCGCCGTCAACCGGCTCGGGGCGCGCCTGATGGGCATCTCGTCCAACTCGGCCGGACGGCTGGCCTTCACCATGGCCGCCTTCATCGGCGCCCTGTCCGGCCTGCTGATCGGCCCGACCACCACCATCTTCTTCGACAGCGGCTTCATCATCGGCCTCAAGGGCTTCGTCGCCGCCGTCTTCGCCGGGCTCTCGAGCTACCCGCTGGCGCTGGTCGGCGCGCTGCTGGTGGGCCTGCTGGAGAGCTTCAGCTCCTTCTGGGCCAGCGCCTTCAAGGAGGTGATCGTGTTCTCCTCGATCCTGCCGGTCCTGCTGTGGCGGTCCCTGCGCGATCCGCACGGTGAGGAGCATTGA
- a CDS encoding branched-chain amino acid ABC transporter ATP-binding protein/permease: MAAGQDTAVATAPSKRGNAVTLVRRLGFPAFALLMLVLPALPVPDFWITQSNYIGMYSLVALGLVLLTGVAGLTSFGQAAFVGVGAYSAAFLAVKMAASPWLALAVGIGLAIAAALLLGAITLRMSGHYLPLATIAWGLALNYSMANMEWLGKYDGILGIPELKVFGYELGSGRGLHVMIWVIALLAALAALRLLDSRPGRAIRALSSGSTMPEAMGISTFRAKLTVFVIAAVLAAISGWLFAYFQRTVNPSPFAIGKGIEYLFMAVLGGVGHVWGAFIGAAVVKIVEDQLQVLLPQLIGTGGNFETIVFGIILIAVLKYAPNGLWSFVARWLPRVDRVRDWADADPLPARDKPTPGEALLQVDNVRKEFGGLVAVNDVGFEVRAGEIVGLIGPNGAGKSTTFNLITGVLSTTAGQVRYRGEALTGLPSRQIARRGISRTFQHVKMIPDMTVLENVALGGYLRGSAGTVRAMLRLDRAEERRLFAEAERQLARIGMADRMHELAGNLALGPQRLLEIARALCSDPALLLLDEPAAGLRHKEKQALADVLRQLKGEGMSLLLVEHDMDFVMGLTDRIVVMEFGTKLMEGTPAEVQASPAVRAAYLGTEH; this comes from the coding sequence ATGGCCGCCGGACAAGACACCGCCGTCGCAACCGCTCCCTCCAAGCGCGGCAACGCCGTGACCCTCGTACGTCGCCTGGGCTTTCCCGCCTTCGCGCTGCTGATGCTGGTGCTGCCGGCGCTGCCGGTGCCCGACTTCTGGATCACCCAGAGCAACTACATCGGCATGTACTCGCTGGTGGCACTGGGCCTGGTGCTGCTGACCGGCGTGGCCGGGCTCACGTCCTTCGGCCAGGCGGCCTTCGTCGGCGTCGGCGCCTACTCGGCCGCCTTCCTGGCCGTGAAGATGGCGGCCTCGCCCTGGCTGGCGCTGGCCGTGGGCATCGGCCTGGCCATCGCCGCCGCGCTGCTGCTGGGCGCGATCACGCTGCGCATGTCGGGGCACTACCTGCCGCTGGCCACCATCGCCTGGGGCCTGGCGCTGAACTACAGCATGGCCAACATGGAGTGGCTGGGCAAGTACGACGGCATCCTGGGCATCCCGGAGCTGAAGGTGTTCGGCTACGAGCTGGGCTCCGGCCGCGGGCTGCACGTGATGATCTGGGTGATCGCGCTGCTGGCGGCACTGGCCGCCCTGCGCCTGCTCGACTCGCGGCCCGGCCGCGCGATCCGCGCACTCAGCAGCGGCTCGACCATGCCCGAGGCCATGGGCATCTCCACCTTCCGCGCCAAGCTGACGGTGTTCGTCATCGCCGCGGTGCTGGCCGCCATCTCGGGCTGGCTGTTCGCCTACTTCCAGCGCACCGTGAATCCCTCGCCGTTCGCCATCGGCAAGGGCATCGAGTACCTGTTCATGGCGGTGCTGGGCGGCGTCGGCCACGTCTGGGGCGCGTTCATCGGCGCCGCCGTGGTCAAGATCGTCGAGGACCAGCTGCAGGTGCTGCTGCCGCAACTGATCGGCACCGGCGGCAACTTCGAGACCATCGTCTTCGGCATCATCCTCATTGCGGTGCTGAAGTACGCGCCCAACGGGCTGTGGAGCTTCGTCGCGCGCTGGCTGCCGCGCGTCGACCGCGTGCGCGACTGGGCCGACGCCGACCCGCTGCCGGCCCGCGACAAGCCGACCCCGGGCGAGGCGCTGCTGCAGGTGGACAACGTGCGCAAGGAGTTCGGCGGCCTGGTCGCCGTCAACGACGTCGGCTTCGAAGTCCGCGCCGGCGAGATCGTCGGCCTGATCGGCCCCAACGGCGCCGGCAAGTCGACCACCTTCAACCTGATCACCGGCGTGCTGTCCACCACCGCCGGCCAGGTGCGCTACCGGGGCGAGGCCCTGACCGGCCTGCCCTCGCGCCAGATCGCCCGCCGCGGCATCTCGCGCACCTTCCAGCACGTCAAGATGATTCCCGACATGACCGTGCTGGAGAACGTCGCCCTGGGCGGCTACCTGCGCGGCAGCGCCGGCACCGTGCGCGCCATGCTGCGCCTCGACCGCGCCGAGGAGCGCCGCCTGTTCGCCGAGGCCGAGCGCCAGCTGGCGCGCATCGGCATGGCCGACCGCATGCACGAGCTGGCCGGCAACCTGGCGCTGGGCCCCCAGCGCCTGCTGGAGATCGCCCGCGCCCTGTGCAGCGACCCCGCCCTGCTGCTGCTGGACGAGCCGGCCGCCGGCCTGCGCCACAAGGAAAAGCAGGCGCTGGCCGACGTGCTGCGCCAGCTCAAGGGCGAAGGCATGAGCCTGCTGCTGGTCGAGCACGACATGGACTTCGTCATGGGCCTGACCGACCGCATCGTGGTGATGGAGTTCGGCACCAAGCTGATGGAAGGCACGCCGGCCGAAGTGCAGGCCAGCCCCGCCGTCCGCGCGGCGTACCTTGGAACGGAACACTAG
- a CDS encoding ABC transporter ATP-binding protein, whose amino-acid sequence MAAPLLLEVKDLHAGYGRAEVLAGLDFELAPGQVVTVIGPNGAGKSTTLNALMGVLPCRGTLRFDGQDIAGATLEERVMLGLALVPEKRELFGTMAVEDNLVLGGYRAMKLRVPNWKGELERVYELFPRLKERRAQMAGTLSGGERQMLAVGRALMSRPKLLMLDEPSLGLAPLIVKEIFRIIERLREQGVSILLVEQNARAALEVADHGYVLETGEIRLQGPARELAGDPRVIETYLGAGRASAAAAAAA is encoded by the coding sequence ATGGCAGCCCCCCTGTTGCTGGAGGTGAAGGACCTGCACGCCGGCTACGGCCGCGCCGAAGTGCTGGCCGGCCTCGATTTCGAGCTGGCGCCGGGCCAGGTCGTTACCGTCATCGGCCCCAACGGCGCCGGCAAGTCGACCACGCTCAACGCCCTGATGGGCGTGCTGCCGTGTCGCGGCACGCTGCGCTTCGACGGTCAGGACATCGCCGGCGCCACGCTGGAAGAACGCGTGATGCTGGGCCTGGCCCTGGTGCCGGAGAAGCGCGAGCTGTTCGGCACCATGGCGGTGGAAGACAACCTGGTGCTGGGCGGCTACCGCGCCATGAAGCTGCGCGTGCCCAACTGGAAGGGCGAGCTCGAGCGCGTGTACGAGCTGTTCCCGCGCCTGAAGGAGCGCCGCGCCCAGATGGCCGGCACGCTGTCGGGCGGCGAGCGCCAGATGCTGGCGGTGGGCCGCGCGCTGATGTCGCGCCCCAAGCTGCTGATGCTGGACGAGCCCAGCCTGGGCCTGGCACCGCTGATCGTCAAGGAGATCTTCCGCATCATCGAGCGCCTGCGCGAGCAGGGCGTGTCGATCCTGCTGGTGGAGCAGAACGCGCGCGCCGCGCTGGAGGTGGCCGACCACGGCTACGTGCTGGAGACCGGCGAGATCCGCCTGCAGGGCCCCGCGCGCGAACTGGCCGGCGACCCCCGCGTGATCGAGACCTACCTGGGCGCCGGCCGCGCCAGCGCGGCGGCCGCCGCGGCCGCATGA
- a CDS encoding acyl-CoA dehydrogenase family protein: MDYRPDAADPRFLLEQVLDAPARLRALAPFAEVDDGLMGQVLEEAARFVGEVIAPLNAVGDAVGARFDAGKVTMPPGFAAAYRAFWQAGWPALACAPEDGGQGLPWVLEGVLYEWLTGANHGWTMAPGLLHGAYECLKHHGSAELKARYLAKIASGEWLATMCLTEPQAGSDLGLVRTQAAPQADGSHRLSGTKIFISGGEHDLTDNIVHLVLAREPGAPPGPKGLSLFVTAKFLDDGARNAIHCERIEEKMGLHGSPTCVLRFDGASAWRVGEPGRGLAAMFVMMNAARLHVALQGVGLLEAAWQKARAYAGERLQMRAPGSGRTAGEADPIIRHPAMQRVLDTERAWIDGLRVLAYHTGMELDVARHHADPARRQAAQQWCSLVTPVLKSLCTEQGFAGASRLLQVFGGHGYVREWGIEQHVRDARITLIYEGTNEIQAIDLLARKVLPDGGAALVALLEQLAQEVDGAAADGPETTDRLHDAARLTRELVAAAGRQAALPYEAADDFLRATGLALLGWAWHRIARAPGAQDARWAVPHQALRLRVLPEYGMRAQILRNQCRAAAGARVD; the protein is encoded by the coding sequence ATGGACTACCGACCCGACGCGGCCGATCCGCGCTTCCTGCTCGAGCAGGTGCTCGATGCGCCGGCGCGACTGCGCGCCCTCGCTCCTTTCGCCGAAGTCGACGACGGCCTCATGGGCCAGGTGCTCGAGGAGGCCGCCCGGTTCGTCGGCGAAGTGATCGCCCCGCTCAACGCAGTCGGCGATGCGGTCGGCGCGCGATTCGACGCCGGCAAGGTCACCATGCCGCCCGGCTTCGCCGCGGCCTACCGCGCCTTCTGGCAGGCGGGCTGGCCGGCGCTGGCCTGCGCGCCCGAGGACGGCGGCCAGGGCCTGCCCTGGGTGCTGGAGGGCGTGCTGTACGAGTGGCTCACCGGCGCCAACCACGGCTGGACCATGGCGCCCGGCCTGCTGCATGGCGCCTACGAATGCCTCAAGCACCACGGCAGCGCGGAACTGAAGGCGCGCTACCTCGCGAAGATCGCCAGCGGCGAGTGGCTGGCCACCATGTGCCTCACCGAGCCGCAGGCCGGCAGCGACCTCGGCCTGGTGCGCACCCAGGCCGCGCCGCAGGCCGACGGCAGCCACCGGCTGTCGGGCACCAAGATCTTCATCTCCGGCGGCGAGCACGACCTGACCGACAACATCGTGCACCTGGTGCTGGCGCGCGAGCCCGGCGCGCCGCCCGGGCCCAAGGGCCTGTCGCTGTTCGTCACGGCCAAGTTCCTGGACGATGGCGCGCGCAACGCGATCCACTGCGAGCGCATCGAGGAGAAGATGGGCCTGCACGGCAGCCCCACCTGCGTGCTGCGCTTCGACGGCGCGAGCGCCTGGCGCGTCGGCGAGCCCGGCCGCGGGCTGGCCGCGATGTTCGTGATGATGAATGCGGCCCGCCTGCACGTGGCGCTGCAGGGCGTGGGCCTGCTCGAGGCCGCCTGGCAGAAGGCCCGCGCCTACGCCGGCGAGCGCCTGCAGATGCGTGCGCCGGGCAGCGGCCGCACCGCCGGCGAAGCCGACCCGATCATCCGCCACCCGGCCATGCAGCGCGTGCTGGACACCGAACGGGCCTGGATCGACGGGCTGCGCGTGCTGGCCTACCACACGGGCATGGAACTGGACGTCGCCCGCCACCATGCCGATCCGGCGCGCCGCCAGGCCGCGCAGCAGTGGTGCAGCCTGGTCACCCCGGTGCTCAAGTCGCTATGCACCGAGCAGGGCTTCGCCGGCGCCAGCCGCCTGCTGCAGGTGTTCGGCGGCCACGGCTACGTGCGCGAGTGGGGCATCGAGCAGCACGTGCGCGACGCCCGCATCACGCTGATCTACGAGGGCACCAACGAGATCCAGGCGATCGACCTGCTGGCGCGCAAGGTGCTGCCCGACGGCGGCGCGGCCCTCGTCGCGCTGCTGGAGCAGTTGGCGCAAGAGGTGGATGGCGCGGCAGCGGACGGCCCGGAAACGACGGACCGGCTGCACGACGCCGCCCGGCTGACGCGCGAGCTGGTGGCCGCCGCCGGCCGCCAGGCCGCCCTGCCCTACGAAGCCGCCGACGACTTCCTGCGCGCCACCGGGCTGGCGCTGCTGGGCTGGGCCTGGCACCGCATCGCCCGCGCACCCGGCGCGCAGGACGCGCGCTGGGCCGTGCCGCACCAGGCGCTGCGCCTGCGCGTGCTGCCCGAGTACGGGATGCGCGCCCAGATCCTGCGCAACCAGTGCCGGGCCGCCGCCGGCGCGCGGGTGGACTGA
- a CDS encoding MarR family winged helix-turn-helix transcriptional regulator produces MPRSAARSPAAEDIPVVDQVDTGFLETLLGYNARRAALSIIEVFLERMAPWQLRPVDFSVMSLIVHNPGITSRQLCTALGILPPNLVPMVGALEKRGLIERKPHPRDGRATGLHPTAAGNKLMREAEQAAAQLEAEMASRLTPGEHKTLLRLLRKVYERP; encoded by the coding sequence ATGCCGCGCAGCGCCGCCCGCAGCCCGGCCGCCGAGGACATCCCGGTGGTCGACCAGGTCGACACCGGCTTCCTCGAAACCCTGCTCGGCTACAACGCCCGCCGCGCGGCCCTGTCCATCATCGAGGTGTTCCTCGAGCGCATGGCCCCCTGGCAGCTGCGGCCGGTGGACTTCTCGGTCATGTCGCTGATCGTGCACAACCCCGGCATCACCTCGCGCCAGCTGTGCACGGCGCTCGGCATCCTGCCGCCCAACCTGGTGCCGATGGTCGGCGCGCTGGAAAAGCGCGGGCTGATCGAGCGCAAGCCGCACCCGCGCGACGGCCGTGCCACCGGGCTGCACCCCACCGCCGCCGGCAACAAGCTGATGCGCGAGGCCGAGCAGGCGGCGGCGCAGCTGGAAGCCGAGATGGCCAGCCGCCTGACCCCGGGCGAGCACAAGACGCTGCTGCGCCTGCTGCGCAAGGTCTACGAGCGCCCTTGA
- a CDS encoding peroxidase-related enzyme, with protein sequence MSQPRYPAPTLDQVPEDIRARILEVQEKAGFVPNVFLALARRPAEWRAFFAYHDALMLKEEGSLTKGDREMIVTATSAANNCLYCVVAHGAILRIYEKKPLVADQVAVNHRKADITPRQRAMLDFAMKVCLRAQEIEDADFDALHAHGFSDEDIWDIASITAFFGLSNRIANFSGMMPNPEFYLMGRVPKQK encoded by the coding sequence ATGAGCCAGCCCCGCTACCCCGCCCCGACCCTCGACCAGGTGCCCGAGGACATCCGCGCCCGCATCCTGGAGGTGCAGGAAAAGGCCGGCTTCGTGCCCAACGTGTTCCTGGCGCTGGCCCGCCGCCCGGCCGAGTGGCGCGCGTTCTTCGCCTACCACGACGCGCTGATGCTCAAGGAGGAAGGCTCGCTGACCAAGGGCGACCGCGAGATGATCGTCACCGCCACCAGCGCCGCCAACAACTGCCTGTACTGCGTGGTGGCGCACGGCGCCATCCTGCGCATCTACGAGAAGAAGCCGCTGGTGGCCGACCAGGTGGCCGTGAACCACCGCAAGGCCGACATCACGCCGCGCCAGCGCGCCATGCTGGACTTCGCGATGAAGGTCTGCCTGCGCGCGCAGGAGATCGAGGACGCCGACTTCGATGCGCTGCACGCGCACGGCTTCTCCGACGAGGACATCTGGGACATCGCCTCGATCACCGCGTTCTTCGGCCTGTCCAACCGGATCGCGAACTTCTCGGGGATGATGCCGAACCCCGAGTTCTACCTGATGGGCAGGGTGCCCAAGCAGAAGTGA